CAAGCGAAGCTGGCCCAGCACGTTGCCGCCGTCGCCCTCGAGCGGCTTCTGCACCGGCTGCACCGCGCCGCCCGTCACGTCCAGGTCCAACCAGAAGCGGTGCGACAGCACGATGTGCCCGCCCACGCCCAGGCCGAAGTTGAAGCGGGCCTCGTCGCGGCTGCCCGGTTCGATGCCCGCGAGCAGCGTCAGGTAGAAGGGGCCACCACCCAGCTTCACCGCGAGGTTGGCGAGCTGGATGTCGCTCGACCACAGCTCCATGTGGACGTTGCCCTTGCGCAGCCCGCGGCGGCCCGGCTCCGGGTTGGGGTCCGCCGACTGCGCGAACGCACCTTCACCCTCCTCCATCGCGAGGGGACGCGCCGCCCGGACCTCGGCGACCGCCACCCCCGCCCACAGCCACAGTGCGAGAAGGGCTCGGGGATTCATCACTCCTTCTTTTGAAGCGTGAAGGACACCTGCGTCAAGCCCTCGGGCAACATGAGCGACGAGGTGTCGGCCCCGGCCGACACCGCCAGCCGCCGGGCCGCCTCCACCACCGGCTCCACCGCGAAGGGCGCGTCCGAGGTGACCAGGAAGAAGCGCTCGAAGCGCGGCGCGTCGTCCAGCTCGTAGGCCCCTGGCAGCCGCTGTGTGCCGGAGGGGGACAACGTGGCGGCCTGGGCCCCGTGCTCGGGCGCGTGCAGCGTGACGGAGCCCCGCCCGTCCACGGAGAGGATGACGCCGTGCGCCTGTCCCGCCGCGACGTACGCCAGCTGCACCACGTCCCCCGGCGCCGCGCGCGCGCCGTCCGGGAGCATCTCGTCCGCCTGCCCCCGCTGACGGTGCACCTCCAGCTTCGGCTTCAGGCCCTTGGAGCGCGTGGTCTCCGTGTCCCACCCGGCCACCGGCGCGTCCACGCCGTCCGCGGGCCGCGACGACGGCTTCACCACCATGAACAGCGCGAGCGCCGCCAGCACGGGCACCATGCCCAACGCCGGCGTCAGCCAGGCGGGACGGGACGCAGGGCGCTCGGCGCCTCGGCGAAATCGCGCATCCACCTCGCGGGCCACACGCTCGGCGGGGAGCCGCGCCAGGGTGGCGCGCGTGTCGGCCTCCAGCGCGGCCAGGCGCGCGCGCCCCTCGGGCTCCGCTTCGAGCCGCGCTCGCGCGGCGGCCAGTTCGTCGGGGGGCAGCTCACCCAACAGGATTCGCTCCAGCAGCCAGTCCGGGGTGCGTTGGGGGGAAGTCATGCGGCCTCCAGCTCGAGCTCCTGCAACACGGACGTCAGCGCGCGCAGGCGCTTGCGCACACCGGACACGGACAGGCCCACCTCGCGCGCCGTCTCCTCCAGCGTCATCCCATCCACCAGGTGCAGCACCGCGATGTCGCGGCTGGACGCGGGCACCCGTCCGAACAACCGGTCCAGCATGCCCCGCGCGCTCGCCCGCGACTCGGTGTCGTCCGCGGAGGCGATCTGCAGCACCAGCTCGTCCTCGCGGTCCTCCGGACGGCGCCGGGCGCCGCGCAGGCGGTTGAGGCACACGGTGGTGGAGATGCGGTGCAGCAGGCTGGAGGGAGCGGCGTCCTTCAGCGCCCCCTGATAGCGCAAGAGCTGCACGAACACGTCGTGCATGGCGTCCACGGCCTTCTCCTCGTCACGCAGGAGGAAGCGGCAGCGCCGGAGCACCTGGGGGCCGTAGCGGCGGTAGTAGGCCTCCACATCGATAGACACCGGCTCGCGCCTCCCTCGTTCCGCGAAAGGGAACACCGGTGGCTTCGAAAAGTGTCACCAGCCTCTTCGCGTCCGGATTCCCTATCCCGATTCCTCCTGTCGGCGAAGGCCGATGCGCCCACGCCACCTGCAAAATCTACAGGACGGGCGGCCTCACGAGCGCTCGTCTTCCCAGGCGTTCAGTGTCAGGTTGTCGATGAAAACACCCCCTCGCGCGTGTACTCGACTGTATCGAGGCAGGTTCCCGTCACTACTTTCCGATACTCGACGCCCCCCCGAGCTCGTGACACCCGTGACCGAAGACGCCCTCACCCAGCTCAGGACGCGCTACCTGGCGGCGCAGCTCGCGGGCAACCGGAAGGAAGCCCTGCGCCTGCTCGTGGATGACGGCCTCCTGCGGGGCATCCCCCTGCAGATCATCCACCTGGAGGTCATCCAGCTGGCCCAGTACGAGATTGGTCGGATGTGGCAGGAGAACATCATCTCCGTGGCCCAGGAGCACCTGGCCACCGCCGTCTCCCAGCTGGCCCTCGCCCACCTCTACCGCCACCTGCCCCGCGACCCGCCCAACGGCAAGGTCATCATGGTGTCGTGCGTCGAAGGCGAGCTGCACGAGGTGGGCGCGCGCATGGCCAGTGACTTCCTGGAGATGGCGGGCTTCGACGTGCGCTTCCTGGGCGCCAACGTCCCCTCCGAACACCTGGCGCGCATGCTGCGTGAGGAGACGCCGCACCTGCTCGCCCTGTCCGTGACGATGTCGTACCACTTGCCCGCGCTGCGCCGCGCGGTGGATGCCGCAAGAG
The Myxococcus guangdongensis genome window above contains:
- a CDS encoding peptidase produces the protein MNPRALLALWLWAGVAVAEVRAARPLAMEEGEGAFAQSADPNPEPGRRGLRKGNVHMELWSSDIQLANLAVKLGGGPFYLTLLAGIEPGSRDEARFNFGLGVGGHIVLSHRFWLDLDVTGGAVQPVQKPLEGDGGNVLGQLRLMLGVQVMPRFAVFVGPTYNAWLVWGQPDFASVTRISVSESHPKADKRLQHWPGLQLGLHF
- a CDS encoding ActD-like protein is translated as MTSPQRTPDWLLERILLGELPPDELAAARARLEAEPEGRARLAALEADTRATLARLPAERVAREVDARFRRGAERPASRPAWLTPALGMVPVLAALALFMVVKPSSRPADGVDAPVAGWDTETTRSKGLKPKLEVHRQRGQADEMLPDGARAAPGDVVQLAYVAAGQAHGVILSVDGRGSVTLHAPEHGAQAATLSPSGTQRLPGAYELDDAPRFERFFLVTSDAPFAVEPVVEAARRLAVSAGADTSSLMLPEGLTQVSFTLQKKE
- a CDS encoding RNA polymerase sigma factor — its product is MSIDVEAYYRRYGPQVLRRCRFLLRDEEKAVDAMHDVFVQLLRYQGALKDAAPSSLLHRISTTVCLNRLRGARRRPEDREDELVLQIASADDTESRASARGMLDRLFGRVPASSRDIAVLHLVDGMTLEETAREVGLSVSGVRKRLRALTSVLQELELEAA
- a CDS encoding cobalamin B12-binding domain-containing protein; the protein is MTEDALTQLRTRYLAAQLAGNRKEALRLLVDDGLLRGIPLQIIHLEVIQLAQYEIGRMWQENIISVAQEHLATAVSQLALAHLYRHLPRDPPNGKVIMVSCVEGELHEVGARMASDFLEMAGFDVRFLGANVPSEHLARMLREETPHLLALSVTMSYHLPALRRAVDAARAVAPHLPIAVGGHAFRWAPGLEKELHVTFHGKDARELVSSACRTLGV